The genomic segment TCAGATTAACAGTAAGTATGATGCGGAAAGAGCAGTTAAATCAGTAAAGTATTCCCCTCAGGGTGAGCGTGGTGTATGCAGGTATGTTCGGGCAGCAAATTATTCTTCCATGGATAAATTCAAATATTTTAAATATGCTAATGAAGAAACGATGATTATTGCTCATATAGAAGGAGTTGAAGGTATAAATAACCTGGATAAAATATTATCAGTTCCCGGTATAGATGTTATTTTTATCGGACCCTATGACCTTTCTCAATCCTTAGGTATTCCCGGAGAAGTTAATCACCCTTTAGTGACGGAAAAGATGAAAGAAGTAGTCTCAAAGTGTAAGGAAAATAAAATTGCCGTAGGAACTTTTGCAGATGATGCAGAAACAGCTAGATCTTGGATTTCATTAGGCGTGCAGTACATGTCTTTTTCTGTTGATGTCGGTATTCTTTATGAAGCAAGTAAGAATGTTATAAAGCAGTTAAAAGATTAATTGATGAAATTTTATTTCACAAAAAGAAAAGAATAAAATATTTTGGGGTAAATAAATGATTGTAAAAGTAAAAGCATTTGCTAATTTAAAAGAATTTTTTGGAGGGGAAATGAATATAGTCATAAAAGAGGAAACTGTTTTAAAAGATCTCCTTTCTTCTACTTATTTACCACCAAGGGCGGTTGAGGCAATACTAGATAATACAGGAAACATTAATCCCTCCATGCTTATCTTGAAGAATGGTAGGAACAT from the Caldisericota bacterium genome contains:
- a CDS encoding aldolase/citrate lyase family protein, whose amino-acid sequence is MKKNHLKKALQDGKVIFGPFLKFTDPAVVEIMGFAGFDFVIIDEEHGPISIESAQNMIRAAESVNITPVIRVSNNDEALILRALDIGAQGIEIPQINSKYDAERAVKSVKYSPQGERGVCRYVRAANYSSMDKFKYFKYANEETMIIAHIEGVEGINNLDKILSVPGIDVIFIGPYDLSQSLGIPGEVNHPLVTEKMKEVVSKCKENKIAVGTFADDAETARSWISLGVQYMSFSVDVGILYEASKNVIKQLKD
- a CDS encoding MoaD/ThiS family protein, with the protein product MIVKVKAFANLKEFFGGEMNIVIKEETVLKDLLSSTYLPPRAVEAILDNTGNINPSMLILKNGRNIWASENLLTKLKDGDEVSIFPPLCGG